CTTGGACGTGGTTAATTAATAGTTGCCGTGTTGTGGTTACGGTAACTTGTGTGTTGGGATTAGCGACACCTGGAATCAGCCAGGGGAAGAGAGTTAATGATGATGTGGAACTGCAAGTGGGGATCGTGCAGCGATTTGGCGAAGATCCCAAGAGTCAGATTAGTTTGGAGGCGACGGAGGGCGATCGCTTAACCTTGCGCTTCTTAGCGGGGAATATGAAACCGACTACGCTAGCGGTAGATAAAATTAAGCTAGAAATTGCTATGCAGCCTTTACCGGAAGCAGTTTTGGAGGAAAGGGTTGTCTTAAGCAATCACCCAAACTTTGAGACGGCGGAAGATGCGGCGAATAAATGGCGCAGTCAGGGAATTTTGGTGGAAATTGCTCAACCGACGAACCGTTGGCAAGTTTGGGCGAGACGAGATGTTTACAGTAATCCTGTGGTGCGGCGTTTGTTGCTGCAAACGATTCAAGCTCAAGGTGTGCGAACGGCTTATATAGATACAAAGGTGATCGATCGCGTTCCCAAAGTGTTTTGGGCGGTGAATGGTTTGGGTTACAACCGCACAAATGTGGAAATTTCGGCGGGGAGAAACTTAATTCGGGTTAATACGGGTAAAACTGAGCGATCGGCAAAGGTGTACTATGGTTCTCTGAAAGTTCAGCCTAATTCCTACGGTAATTACACTTTAGTAAATCAGGTTCCTTTGGAAACTTATTTACGAGGTGTGGTTCCTTATGAAATTGGTGCGGGTGCTCCGAGTGCGGCGGTGGAAGCACAAGCGATTATTGCCAGAACTTATGCGCTGCGGAATTTGCGGCGGTTTGAGGTGGATGGTTATGAACTTTGTGCTGATGTTCATTGCCAAGTTTATTACGGTTTGCAGGGCGCGACGGCAAATACAGATCGAGCGATCGCTGTTACTAGAGGTTTGGTGCTGACTTATGATAATCAGTTAGTTGATGCTCTTTATTCTTCCACTACTGGGGGTATTACGGCTAGTTTTAATGATGTTTGGAATGGGGCCGATCGACCTTATTTACAATCAGTTCTTGATACCACTAAAAATGTTTGGG
This genomic stretch from Phormidium ambiguum IAM M-71 harbors:
- a CDS encoding SpoIID/LytB domain-containing protein, with translation MKTRTCNVGEIQKRTKPRAWTWLINSCRVVVTVTCVLGLATPGISQGKRVNDDVELQVGIVQRFGEDPKSQISLEATEGDRLTLRFLAGNMKPTTLAVDKIKLEIAMQPLPEAVLEERVVLSNHPNFETAEDAANKWRSQGILVEIAQPTNRWQVWARRDVYSNPVVRRLLLQTIQAQGVRTAYIDTKVIDRVPKVFWAVNGLGYNRTNVEISAGRNLIRVNTGKTERSAKVYYGSLKVQPNSYGNYTLVNQVPLETYLRGVVPYEIGAGAPSAAVEAQAIIARTYALRNLRRFEVDGYELCADVHCQVYYGLQGATANTDRAIAVTRGLVLTYDNQLVDALYSSTTGGITASFNDVWNGADRPYLQSVLDTTKNVWDLSRYSLAEEQNVRRFISLKQGFNEEQEQLFRWRYESKLPDITEQLQKYLQSKKHPLANLQVIQKMEVVERAESGRILKMNVHTDRGIVELHKEEVRSAFKPPRSSFFYLDPVKNQNQELIGYAFVGAGFGHGVGLSQTGASQLARLGWSSQQILNFYYPGAKLERLNDSIVFWQEP